In the genome of Paenibacillus pabuli, one region contains:
- a CDS encoding ABC transporter substrate-binding protein → MKKAGLMLILLLMMTASIGCTSSNSGSDPGQAAGGNGEVELKFMMWGNQAHMDVYTKLIDGFTKENPGIKVTMESVPFAEYQQKISVLAAGGSLPDIAWVSERMVPQFKSNHILADVSEFKDDAQFKLDDYIPSTLDLFRDGDQLLGLPFSTPPVVMFYNKTLFDKAGLTDPNTLASQGQWTWEQFEKSAKAITSKEATNRIYGANFFRDWKTWAVLSSYSWSNGSGPFDEGMTKFTWNDAYGVQTFELLERMMFTDESHPKAGEQVSFDAGNVGMFFDNYSYVSKAREITDFEWSISPMPSGSQGSVPMLGQAGYAMFNDSKHPEETKKLLKYFASEQGIQATATYFVPPRTSVLNSDAFINQPNNPSKEHIVQAVIDEMPKARLIPGHIRWQDIDNAVLQGFDRLFARSATPADNLKQMKEEIQGVLQQ, encoded by the coding sequence ATGAAAAAAGCAGGGCTGATGTTGATACTCTTACTCATGATGACGGCTTCAATCGGGTGCACAAGCTCCAATTCCGGAAGTGATCCTGGGCAAGCAGCCGGGGGGAATGGAGAGGTTGAGCTGAAATTCATGATGTGGGGCAATCAGGCACATATGGATGTATACACCAAGCTGATCGATGGCTTCACGAAGGAAAATCCAGGCATCAAGGTGACGATGGAATCCGTACCTTTCGCGGAATACCAGCAAAAAATATCGGTGCTTGCCGCTGGGGGCTCTCTCCCGGATATCGCCTGGGTATCAGAGCGGATGGTGCCACAATTCAAATCCAATCACATCCTGGCCGATGTATCCGAGTTCAAGGATGATGCACAGTTCAAGCTGGATGATTATATACCAAGTACATTGGATCTGTTTCGTGATGGCGATCAGCTGCTTGGGCTGCCTTTTTCCACACCTCCGGTGGTCATGTTCTACAATAAAACGCTGTTCGACAAAGCTGGCCTAACCGACCCGAATACACTTGCCAGCCAAGGGCAGTGGACATGGGAGCAGTTCGAGAAGTCCGCCAAGGCAATCACTAGTAAGGAGGCGACCAACCGGATCTATGGAGCCAACTTTTTTCGTGACTGGAAGACCTGGGCTGTGCTCTCCTCGTATTCCTGGTCTAATGGCAGCGGTCCGTTTGACGAAGGCATGACGAAGTTCACCTGGAACGATGCCTATGGCGTACAGACCTTTGAACTGCTGGAGCGAATGATGTTCACCGATGAATCGCATCCAAAAGCGGGCGAGCAAGTCAGCTTCGATGCTGGCAATGTGGGCATGTTCTTCGATAATTACAGCTATGTTTCCAAAGCCAGAGAGATTACGGATTTTGAGTGGAGTATCTCTCCCATGCCTTCCGGCTCACAGGGCAGCGTACCGATGCTGGGGCAGGCAGGATATGCCATGTTCAACGATAGCAAACATCCAGAGGAAACCAAGAAGCTGTTGAAGTATTTTGCCAGTGAGCAGGGCATTCAGGCGACGGCCACCTACTTTGTGCCTCCGCGTACCTCTGTGCTGAACTCTGATGCGTTCATTAATCAGCCGAATAATCCGAGCAAGGAGCATATTGTACAGGCGGTGATTGATGAAATGCCAAAAGCGCGTTTGATTCCCGGTCATATTCGTTGGCAGGATATCGACAATGCGGTGCTGCAGGGATTTGACCGCCTGTTCGCCCGTTCAGCGACACCCGCAGATAATCTGAAGCAAATGAAGGAAGAGATCCAAGGTGTATTGCAGCAATAA
- a CDS encoding response regulator transcription factor gives MYKVLLVEDETVIRQGLRELIVQAAPQFEVTGEASSGAEALDFLRCEVPDVLITDIRMREMDGLTLVSKARDMYPELLMIIISGYGEFEYARRAMEYGVLNYLLKPIERHELALCIQKTQLLLDRRYGISTLPVTEPSGKAEHSGGDTRKIIRDVKEHIKQHPDGDLRLQTIAALVNLNPTYLSQLFKNETGTNYSEYIAEARMERAKWLLVNTGLKIYDVARLSGHQSPKHFMLVFKQQVGWTAGEYRDRFSIS, from the coding sequence ATGTATAAAGTATTGCTTGTGGAGGATGAGACGGTCATCCGTCAGGGGCTGAGAGAGCTGATTGTACAGGCAGCTCCTCAGTTCGAGGTAACAGGTGAAGCTTCGAGCGGAGCCGAGGCACTGGATTTTCTGAGATGTGAAGTACCGGATGTGCTGATCACAGATATTCGCATGCGTGAAATGGACGGGCTGACATTGGTCTCCAAAGCAAGAGATATGTATCCTGAACTGCTGATGATCATCATTAGCGGCTATGGGGAGTTTGAATATGCACGCAGGGCGATGGAATACGGGGTGTTGAACTATTTGCTGAAGCCGATTGAACGACATGAACTGGCATTATGCATCCAAAAAACTCAATTGCTGCTGGATCGCAGGTACGGTATTTCAACCCTTCCAGTCACTGAGCCATCTGGGAAAGCAGAGCATTCCGGCGGAGATACGCGGAAAATTATCCGAGATGTGAAGGAGCACATCAAGCAGCACCCCGATGGGGATCTGCGACTTCAGACCATAGCAGCTCTGGTTAATCTGAATCCCACCTATCTAAGCCAGCTGTTCAAGAACGAAACAGGAACCAATTACTCCGAATACATTGCTGAGGCTCGTATGGAACGGGCCAAGTGGCTGCTGGTTAACACAGGACTCAAAATCTATGATGTTGCAAGGTTATCCGGGCATCAGAGTCCCAAGCACTTCATGCTTGTATTCAAACAGCAGGTGGGATGGACAGCAGGGGAATATCGTGACCGATTCAGTATTTCTTGA
- a CDS encoding cache domain-containing sensor histidine kinase — MMDKGQGYFGRNMNLRTKLLLLFLALTLLPLSLQGVVNYLHFSQTIDRKTEQFTIDIVRQINTNLNRLLKDFERLSLLPLYDQMVLSILGKYNAPMGSGTWARSDDYLKMKLYTSGQAYDRPEIRGIHLISNSGILFSNLDSLAVNPVWDSRQDDWFAELNDSEGEWRLLPPHEPSYYTGSHEEPYISVAREIRDPGTLQRLGYILIDIRLEAFGQLLSNLNFEQNASLMIVDSKQRLLFERTSAGGLSAYNQLLTHGQLQGYAGNQKVVLDGKPYLYVQHHSSYSGLSVISLTPIAVIQKESGEMLTFTFGFAVLCMAAVAVLAVLLSYRITRPLIRLKHNMIRVEQGDFSQRVAHFSNDEFGQISRGFNRMMEEIHRLFNEVFLLGIQEREAELSALQSQINPHFIYNTLESINMMAVRQKHAEVSDMVTALGKLLRYTIDKVDRRVPLQEELAFVQSYVRIQQVRYDGKLEVIYDIDEAITVCLIPKLILQPLVENAVYHGIEGQADGGVIWVSALKFDDELLMIVRDNGKGMTQAEIDELNESIARQPSNEALRCHAGDRLGLNNIAQRLHLMYGEGGSLSVDGSPGQGLAVTISIQLQPKGE; from the coding sequence ATGATGGACAAGGGACAGGGTTATTTCGGAAGAAATATGAATCTGCGAACCAAGCTGCTCCTGTTGTTCCTGGCGCTGACCTTGCTGCCGCTGAGCTTGCAGGGAGTAGTAAATTACCTGCATTTCTCACAGACGATTGATCGCAAGACGGAGCAGTTCACCATTGATATTGTTCGCCAGATTAATACCAATCTGAATCGGCTGCTAAAGGACTTTGAGCGGTTGTCGCTCTTGCCGCTCTACGATCAGATGGTGCTCAGCATTCTGGGCAAATACAATGCTCCGATGGGATCGGGTACATGGGCGAGGTCCGATGACTATCTGAAAATGAAGCTCTATACATCCGGTCAAGCATATGACCGGCCGGAAATTCGTGGCATCCATCTGATCAGCAACAGCGGCATTTTGTTCTCCAATCTCGATTCACTGGCAGTGAATCCGGTATGGGACAGCAGGCAGGATGACTGGTTTGCAGAGCTTAACGATTCAGAAGGGGAATGGCGTCTGCTTCCTCCGCACGAGCCCAGCTATTACACGGGCAGCCATGAAGAGCCGTATATATCGGTTGCGCGTGAGATTCGTGATCCGGGTACACTCCAGCGGCTGGGTTACATTCTGATCGACATCCGGCTGGAAGCCTTCGGTCAACTCTTGTCCAATCTGAATTTTGAGCAAAATGCGAGCTTGATGATTGTCGACAGCAAGCAGCGTCTCCTATTCGAACGCACCTCAGCCGGAGGTCTGTCCGCATACAATCAACTGTTAACGCATGGACAGCTTCAAGGCTACGCAGGCAACCAGAAGGTTGTCCTTGATGGGAAGCCCTATCTCTATGTACAGCACCATTCCAGCTATTCAGGACTTTCGGTGATCAGCCTTACGCCCATTGCCGTTATTCAGAAGGAGTCGGGCGAGATGCTCACGTTTACGTTTGGATTCGCTGTGTTATGTATGGCGGCCGTAGCAGTTCTCGCGGTTCTCTTATCCTATCGCATAACGAGGCCGCTGATTCGACTGAAGCACAATATGATTCGGGTGGAGCAGGGGGACTTTAGCCAGCGCGTAGCGCACTTCAGCAATGATGAGTTTGGGCAGATTAGCCGGGGCTTTAACCGGATGATGGAAGAGATCCATCGACTGTTCAACGAGGTATTTCTGCTGGGCATTCAAGAGCGAGAGGCGGAGTTGTCAGCATTGCAGAGCCAGATCAATCCCCATTTTATATACAACACATTGGAGTCCATCAACATGATGGCGGTCCGCCAGAAACACGCTGAGGTGTCTGATATGGTGACGGCACTTGGCAAGCTGCTGCGTTATACGATTGATAAGGTGGACCGGAGGGTTCCACTTCAGGAAGAATTGGCTTTTGTACAATCCTATGTACGCATTCAACAGGTACGTTATGACGGCAAGCTGGAGGTAATCTATGACATCGATGAAGCCATTACAGTGTGTCTGATTCCGAAGCTGATATTGCAACCGCTGGTGGAGAACGCTGTCTACCATGGCATTGAAGGGCAGGCGGATGGCGGAGTGATCTGGGTATCTGCATTGAAATTTGATGATGAGCTGCTGATGATTGTGCGTGACAATGGCAAAGGCATGACTCAGGCGGAGATTGATGAATTAAATGAATCCATCGCTCGGCAGCCTTCCAATGAGGCATTGCGCTGCCATGCCGGGGACAGGCTGGGGCTTAACAATATCGCCCAAAGGCTCCACCTCATGTATGGAGAAGGCGGCAGCCTGAGCGTCGATGGCAGTCCCGGGCAGGGTCTGGCGGTCACGATATCCATCCAACTTCAACCGAAAGGGGAATGA